Part of the Gracilimonas sp. genome is shown below.
CGATATAGGCTATTCCAAAAAAGATGAGATACACACCAATAGGCGGCACTACACTTATCCAATCGACAATACTTTGTACAATCTGATCAGCCATCACCCGGAAACCTGAATAAGAACTACAGCCTGTGCGATTATACCTTCCTCACGACCGGCAAATCCCATTTTCTCGGAAGTTGTTGCCTTAACGGATATATCGTCGATGGAACAACCAAGGTCTTCAGCTATGGTTTTACGAATGTCATCTATATATGGACGGAGTTTTGGCTGCTCAGCTATTATCGTGGCATCCAGATTTCCTAACTGATAGCCCTTCTTCTTTATCAGCTCATAACTTTTTCGGAGCAACACCCGGCTGTCGGCATTTTTGAATTCAGGATCTGTATCTGGAAAGTGTGCACCTATATCCCCGAGAGCAAGTGACCCAAGCAGCGCATCGGTTATAGCGTGAAGCAATACATCTGCATCGGAGTGACCAAGAAGTCCTTTATCATGAGGTATTTCAACCCCACCGAGCATGAGCTTACGCCCTTCGCTAAACCGATGCACATCGTATCCATATCCAATTCGCATACCTTTCACTTTTCCTCTCCAAGAATTAATTCTGCAACCTTAAGGTCAACAGGGTAGGTAATCTTCAAATTTTCGCGGTCTCCTTCAACCATTTGAATGGCTCCGCCAATTCTTTCTACTAAGGACGCGTCATCGGTACCGATGAAGTTCTCATCTAAAGCTGACTCATATGCCTTGACGAGCAATTCTTTTTGAAAAACCTGGGGGGTTTGAGCCTGCCACAAAACCGACCGATCAGGGGTAGATTCGATCAACTTAACTGCATCCACTTTTTTGATGGTATCTTTGGCGGGCACCCCAAGAACAGCTCCACCTATATTTGAAGCAACCTCGCAACACTCTTCAATAAGTTGCTTGCGAACAAAGGGACGAACTGCGTCATGCACGGCAACCAGCTCACATTCAGCAAACACAAGTTTAAGTGCATTATATATTGAGAACTGACGCTCAGTACCGCCTTCAACTACATCCAATTGTATGTCTGTCGAAAGCTGCTCAAACATGGACTTTATAGCCGGGATATAGCTTTTTGATGTAGCGATAATGATTTGGGCTACATCCGGAACTTCCAGAAACCTGGAAATGGTATGTTCAAGAATGGCTTTATCCCCCACCTTTATAAAAGGCTTGGGGATATCGGAACCCATTCTCTCCCCCGACCCTGCCGCCGGTATTATGACCGACAGTTTAGACATGTTTAAAGAATCAGCATTGCATCACCGAATGCAAACATACGGTAATCGTTTTTCTTGGCTTCTTCGTAAGCCTCCATCAGGAAGTCGTAACCGGCAAAAGCGGCTGCCAGCATCAAGCGTGTTGATTCCGGCTGATGGAAGTTAATGACCAACCCTTCTGTAATTTTAAAATCGTAAGGAGGGTATATGAACTTATCGGTCCAACCTGTACCCGGTTTTGACATTCCACTCGCCATCACGCTTGTTTCGATGGTACGGCAAGAACTTGAACCAATGGCAATCACCCGGTTCTTTTTCTTTTTCAGTGTTTCGTTGATTTTATCAGACGTGTCTTTAGAAATGAAGTAATTGTCTGAGTCCATTCGATGCTTGGTCAAATCTTCAACTTCAACGTTGCGAAAAATTCCCCAACCAATATGAAGGGTGGTCGGCAAGAACTCGACTCCTTTCTTCTTAATCTTCTCAACCAGCTCTTCCGTAAAATGCATTCCGGCCGCCGGGGCAGCTACAGCTCCACGCTCGGTCGCAAAAATAGTTTGGTATCGCTCTTTGTCTTCTTCTACCGGCTCACGTTCGATGAATGGAGGTAAAGGCATTTTACCGAGTTCATCCAGCCTGTTGTACAGCTCCTGATTAGGTCCTTCATAAAGAAAACGAATAGTACGCCCGCGTGAAGTTGTGTTATCCACTACTTCAGCCATCAGCTCTTCGTCTTCCTCACCAAAATACAGTTTATTCCCGATTCGGATTTTACGCGCCGGCTCAACCAGCACATCCCAAAGCATGTTTTCCGGCATCAATTCTCTCAGCAGAAAAACCTCGATATCCGCTTCTGTTTTTTCCTTCTTACCGTTCAGACGGGCCGGGAATACTTTGGTGTTGTTGTAGATCATGACATCATCTTTATTGATGTACTCATGAATTTTATCAAAAGTGGTGTGCTCGATGGTTTTTTCAGCACGATTAAGAACCATCAACTTGGCTGAATCTCTTTTTTTCAGCGGTTCTTCAGGAATGTTTAAATCGTCAATCTCGAATTTAAAATCGGTAAGCTTCATTTAGCTATTTATCAGGTTATTCAGTACTGTTAGAAAAGTTGAATAAGATAGAGTTTTTTTTATGGGATTTCAAAGCTTGTACCCATTGTCTGTTGTTTATTATTAAAGGCCAATTCGTTATACTTAAGTATCTGCTCTTGCGTTCAACTGTAAACTTTGACGAGCATCATGAAAAAATTATTTACACTCACTTTTGCGTTCGCTATTATTTTTAGTGTTCAATTATCTGCCCAGCTGAGAGAGGATCTTCCCAGATACAACGACTTTTCAGGGCCCATTATTAACTCCCAGACATCTACTGTCCAAACCTGGTTGAATGATTTCTTCCAGAACAACGTGACGATGAGCCACTCTTACTCAATGAGTTTTGGCGCTGTTGGCGGTTCCTATCAGAACGTTAACGCTTACACCAACACGCTCAACTTTATGTTTACCCCGGACCTTACCGGCCGCGTGGATGTTTCTTTCCTTCACTCTCCATTCGGAGGTTCTGATTTTGTTAACACTAATAATAATTTAGGCGGACAGGTTTTAATCCGGAATGCCGAATTGAACTACAAAATCAGCGACAATGCGCGCATTCAGTTGCAATATCAACAACTACCGGCAGGCTATGGGTACCACAACCCCTATGGATTCGGAGCCTATGGGTATAACCGGTTCAACCCCTGGTATTAGAAAGGATTTTTAAAACGTAGTTGATGGCAGAAACAAAAGGTAACAGCTCTTCCGGTACGAACGAACTTTTTTTAAACGCCGCTATTGGATTTCTAAGTGTTCTGCTGCTGGTTTTGGTAGCAGCACTATTTACCCGCATCATTTATCCCCGCATTTTTAATGAACGGGCAGAGCTTCAATCAGAACTTATAAGCGAAATCATTCAAATTGAGGTTTTGAATGGGTGCGGGATTTCAGGAATCGCCAACTCCTATACCGGATTGCTCCGGAAAAACGGGTTCGATGTGGTTGAAACCGGAAATTTTGAAACGTTTGACCTCCAGGAAACCCTTATAATATCACGAAGCGGAGTGATGGATAATGCATATCGTGTGGCTAACGCATTAGGCGTTCCTGAACGGAACGTAATTCGGGAATCGTCTCCTGATTTTTATCTCGACGTGAGCGTAATTATTGGCCACGACTTTGAAAAACTAAACACTGATTAACTTTATGACCGACATTAAACAACCAGCAAAAAAACAATTTGAAAATGCCTTCTCGGATGACACCCCTGATTCTCAGGAAATGGTGGAAGTAATTACGGAGGCTCTGCTTAGCCGAAAAGGCAAAGAAATAACCGTGCTGGATGTTTCCGAACTGACCACCCTTACTGACTATTTCGTTGTTTGCCATGGTAACTCCGACGTTCAAATTAAAGCTCTCGCCGACGTTGTGGAAGAAGATGTACGCGAAAAAATGGGCGAGAAAGCCTGGAAGAAAGAGGGTTTGCAGAGACGCTCCTGGGTAATCCTGGATTTTGTAAACATTGTTGTACACGTAATGAGTAAAGAAAAGCGGGACTTCTACGGACTTGAGCGCATGTGGAATGATGCCAAGGTTACCTACATTGAAGATGCTTCTGAAGAATGAAAGTTTATAATCTCCTCATTTATTTGATCGCTGTGATTATTCTGGGAGTTGGATGTGCTTCAAATCAACCATCCCCGGAGGAACGTTACCCGGATTTAGTTGATGAAAATCCACCGCACCGTATTCCATATGTAGAGAAAGAGATCGCTATCGACAGTATCGCCTTTATCAGAGTGCAGAAAGAAAAAGCATTAGTAGTAAAAGGAACTTTCCCGAATCCCTGCACCCAAATACTTCGTGTGGATGAGCGCATCGTCCCCGAAATGCTGACACTGAATATTATCGGCTGGCAAAAATATCAGCAGATGTGTGCCCAAACTATCACTCCATTCACCTATATCCATAAAGGCATCAGTTCGGAGCAGTGGGAACAAAAAAAGCTGATTGTGATTAATGAAAAGGAATTTGAACTGCCGCTTGGCTCTTCAACAGAATAACCTGACATGCCTAAGATCCTGATCACAGAACCTATACCTGATGATGTAATTGATTATTTGAAGAACTTCGCATCGGTCACTGTTGGGGATAAAGGCACCTACCAATCTGAGGAAGCGCTCATTCGGGATATCCCGGAATACGACGGACTTCTATGCATGCTCTCCACCCCGGTTTCTGAGACGGTACTAAAAGCCGGGCAAAACCTGAAGGTAGTAGCCAACTTCGCCGTTGGGTATGATAACATTGATGTAGAAGCCGCTCATGACCTTGGCATTAAAGTAGCCAACACCCCGGATGTGCTTACCGAAGCTTGTGGAGATTACGCAATGGGCCTGCTGCTCGCACTTTCCAGAAAATTCAAAGAAGCCGAACAATATCTGCGTGACGGAAATTTTGCCGGCTGGGAACCCCTTGGCTTTTTAGGAATGGAACTGAGAGACCGAACCCTTGGCATCATAGGGATGGGGAGAATTGGGCAGGCCTTTGCAGACCGGGCCCGTGCATTTGGCATGAAGATTATCTACCACAACCGCACAAGAGTGGATGAAGAAACAGAACAGGAACTTGAAGCCGAATTTATTGCCGATCATAAAGAGCTTGCCCAACGCGCTGATGTACTGAGTCTGAACTGCCCTCTCACTGAAGAAACCCATCACCTGGTGGATAAAGAGCTTTTAGATTCGATGCCTGAGCACGCATTATTGATCAATATTTCGAGAGGAGCGGTTATTGATGAGGCCGCCTTAGCCCAGGCATTGCACCAAAACCAAATTGCCGGAGCCGCACTCGATGTTTTTGAAGAAGAGCCCAAAGTACATCCCGATCTATTAACGGCCCCAAATACCCTGCTGCTTCCGCATATCGCCAGTGCTACCCATCGCACCAGAAAAGACATCGGCATGCTTGCCGCCGAAGCGATCACATCAGTCCTTGAAGGTAAAGCAGACAGCGAAATACCAAACTTGATTAGCCGTTAATTTACGCTCATATTCGTTCTCACCTTTATGAGTAGCGCTATATTGAAATCACCCATAGAAAATAAAACCTGGGCTCTTGCCTTTTTGCTGACTCTGATCGCCCTTGCTTACGGGATATTTGAAATATGG
Proteins encoded:
- the ispF gene encoding 2-C-methyl-D-erythritol 2,4-cyclodiphosphate synthase: MRIGYGYDVHRFSEGRKLMLGGVEIPHDKGLLGHSDADVLLHAITDALLGSLALGDIGAHFPDTDPEFKNADSRVLLRKSYELIKKKGYQLGNLDATIIAEQPKLRPYIDDIRKTIAEDLGCSIDDISVKATTSEKMGFAGREEGIIAQAVVLIQVSG
- the ispD gene encoding 2-C-methyl-D-erythritol 4-phosphate cytidylyltransferase, producing the protein MSKLSVIIPAAGSGERMGSDIPKPFIKVGDKAILEHTISRFLEVPDVAQIIIATSKSYIPAIKSMFEQLSTDIQLDVVEGGTERQFSIYNALKLVFAECELVAVHDAVRPFVRKQLIEECCEVASNIGGAVLGVPAKDTIKKVDAVKLIESTPDRSVLWQAQTPQVFQKELLVKAYESALDENFIGTDDASLVERIGGAIQMVEGDRENLKITYPVDLKVAELILGEEK
- the queA gene encoding tRNA preQ1(34) S-adenosylmethionine ribosyltransferase-isomerase QueA; translation: MKLTDFKFEIDDLNIPEEPLKKRDSAKLMVLNRAEKTIEHTTFDKIHEYINKDDVMIYNNTKVFPARLNGKKEKTEADIEVFLLRELMPENMLWDVLVEPARKIRIGNKLYFGEEDEELMAEVVDNTTSRGRTIRFLYEGPNQELYNRLDELGKMPLPPFIEREPVEEDKERYQTIFATERGAVAAPAAGMHFTEELVEKIKKKGVEFLPTTLHIGWGIFRNVEVEDLTKHRMDSDNYFISKDTSDKINETLKKKKNRVIAIGSSSCRTIETSVMASGMSKPGTGWTDKFIYPPYDFKITEGLVINFHQPESTRLMLAAAFAGYDFLMEAYEEAKKNDYRMFAFGDAMLIL
- a CDS encoding LytR C-terminal domain-containing protein — protein: MAETKGNSSSGTNELFLNAAIGFLSVLLLVLVAALFTRIIYPRIFNERAELQSELISEIIQIEVLNGCGISGIANSYTGLLRKNGFDVVETGNFETFDLQETLIISRSGVMDNAYRVANALGVPERNVIRESSPDFYLDVSVIIGHDFEKLNTD
- the rsfS gene encoding ribosome silencing factor — encoded protein: MTDIKQPAKKQFENAFSDDTPDSQEMVEVITEALLSRKGKEITVLDVSELTTLTDYFVVCHGNSDVQIKALADVVEEDVREKMGEKAWKKEGLQRRSWVILDFVNIVVHVMSKEKRDFYGLERMWNDAKVTYIEDASEE
- a CDS encoding D-glycerate dehydrogenase, with protein sequence MPKILITEPIPDDVIDYLKNFASVTVGDKGTYQSEEALIRDIPEYDGLLCMLSTPVSETVLKAGQNLKVVANFAVGYDNIDVEAAHDLGIKVANTPDVLTEACGDYAMGLLLALSRKFKEAEQYLRDGNFAGWEPLGFLGMELRDRTLGIIGMGRIGQAFADRARAFGMKIIYHNRTRVDEETEQELEAEFIADHKELAQRADVLSLNCPLTEETHHLVDKELLDSMPEHALLINISRGAVIDEAALAQALHQNQIAGAALDVFEEEPKVHPDLLTAPNTLLLPHIASATHRTRKDIGMLAAEAITSVLEGKADSEIPNLISR